The Capsicum annuum cultivar UCD-10X-F1 chromosome 3, UCD10Xv1.1, whole genome shotgun sequence genomic sequence cattattcattcagttttccccaaattaaatcattctttCTCAttaggcaaaaaccctagtttaagaatcaaggtcaatcctcaagaatctctccaagaacctttaagaactcttcttctcaggtatgttaggtgttcatctatgggttccttacacccatagagtctaagaatattttttttaaatatacaagatctaagatttatgatttccatgttttaactagattgaattcatgttcatgatagtagttgggtttcaatccatgatttaagtgcaagttttatgaaattgaatagtatgtgtgatgaatatgtgattatcttgataaacccttgaatttacaaagtgattaatgtgtctatgatgttaattaggttttaattcataattattatatgattcatgaaattagattagtattttatggggaaatatatgaattgtatgctaaacccatgaaattgtaaGTTGGCATTTTAGTTTCCATGTATATATGTTATCaatgattatgtgcatgaagttatgctccccaagtgtttgatagaatgtccatatgaataaagtgatgaaatcatgacatgttagtatatgaacaagtttatgccctacaagtgtttgataaaatgtctctatagatgatatCTGAACAGgtatacattgttatgctttgcaagatcatgtaatgctttacttttcatgctatcgagtcttgggggtattcaatacccgataatttagctatttatttagaACCAATGTCAGTTAAAGAATAGTGTCAGCCTtgtcacgatcaatagtactctcagttagataTAGAACTCagcagaactcagtcagttatagaactcaggaaactcagtaaattcagttcagttcagtccagtataacagtttagtatctattcagttgggagtaggatttagcaccgagagagtgtATGGATGACAGATTTCTGATCAGATAGGctgagtcgttagtagcagtccctatactctagaactgcatagccaacgcaggatgagaagtcacccatcagactaggcttgactacccaggggtcacccgtcagattaggcttggctccgcccaggtgtcacccgtcagttaggcttaGCATCCTgattttctagtgttagtacccatggcacggtattatcacccttccatctggggttacaagttggaatccaattagtttagagaggggcatgtcggttagaagattacctcccacaatttcagtttcagttttggtctTTAGtaagtaactcagttcagttctacagaatcaagactgttagacacagtcaatttAGAAGcaataatttagttatcagtaactcagatatcagttactcaattattagaattcagtacttagctatagaaaagctcagttacagcaTGTATATAAacgcacagtattgcatacttagtattttttgtagtttagattatccatgtactctcatgtttagttattctatatcatttagtcagttattgtccATGAATATGAACCCTTGCACGCTGCCTtaactcatctagcataccagtacatttacatgtattgacgcatacttttctgtgCTATAATTTTTcgtatcataggttcggacgctcaagttccCAATCATGCATAGTAGATCTAGATTCAGCCAGAggcagtagatttagcagtgagtcctcatcattcgaggatattctattattttatatttttagtagatattgtagtttagtagatggagttagttgggggattatcccatcaactccactttcagacaaattcaattagaggctttttagactaggtTTTCAGATAATATTCAGTAGTACAGATGTtatagtttatcagtatttcagatgttttgaacctcaTGGTATTTCAACCCATTTTCCACATTAATTACAGtatttttattcaatgctcacaacagatatcattcatgggttagcttgtggtccttcaagatcataagtatggtgtgacaactagggggtagtcctggGTTGTTACATGCACTCACTCTATCTCTACTAGTTGTGTGTATagctttcttgattttagtgGCTGCTACGAGCTGTCTTGtttactatttctatttctattccatTTTCTTCACGTCTTGGCTGACTATTTTATTTGTGGGTGACtatttacttgtttatttatgtatttcataGTAGTGTTTTACTTGTTTATTCTACTTGTGTTTTAGCTATTTTGTTGTTCTTAGTTGTTTGGTAGTGTGGGCTTGATAGTACTTGTTTGGTTTGCTTTATTATCTAAGCATTGTGCTCTTAGTGTTATTAGTCTGTGCTATCTCTGGTGGTGTGGTAGATGGTGTTGGCATAGGTTTATGTCTTTGGACAGGTCTTGGGTCAAGGTCAGGGTTGGGGGCGGGGACtagggtgggggtaggggtagtggCAGGGGGTAGGAAGGGTAAAAGGGCTAAGGATGACTATATGTTGAGAGTAGGGTCGTAGAACATAGGTTCTTTGTTGGATAAGTCACAGAGCTGGTGAAAATTCTTAGGAAAAGGCAAATTAATATAGCGtgtctccaagaaatcaaatggGTAGGTACTAAGGCGAGGGTAGTAGAtggttataagttgtggtactcaggaaGCGTAAGGAAAAAAATGGTGTAGGTATTCTAGTAGATGACGATCTTAGGAAGAAAGTGGTAGATGTTAAGAGGGTCAATGATAGAATGATGTCAATTAAGCTAGTTATTAGAGGGTCTTTTTGGAATATTATTAGTGTGTATGCACTACATGTACGCCTAGATGATGAAGAGAAGAAGAGATTTTTGAAGGATTTAAACGAGATGGTGAGGGGTGTACCTAGTAATGAGAAGCTTTTCATAAGAGgcgatttcaatgggcacatagGATCTCATTCAAGAGgatatgatgatgtgcatggaggaCATGGGTTCGGTGTAAGAAATATTGAAGGAGTGGCACTTCTAGATTTTGCTCAGGCGTTTGGATTGGTGGTAGTCAATTTGAACTTTCCTAAGAAGGAGGTTCACTTGGTTACCTTTTATAGTTCAGTgtccaagactcagattgacttctTGCTCCTCAAGAAAGGAGATAGGGATATTTTTAAGGATTGTAAGGTCTTgccgagtgagaatcttttgaccTAACATAGacttttggtgatggacttggagaTAAAGAAGAAATGGAGGAAGAGAGGGGTGAAGGATCAGCTGAGGATTAGATGGGGCAATCTGACTTTGGCCAGAGCATTAGATATAGGGGATAAGTTGATAGCGAGAGAGGCTTAGGGAAGTGGAGAGGATGCTGATAGTATGTGGGATGAGACTGCCAATTGCATCAGGGAGGCAACTAGAGATGTGTTGGGCTCAAGAGGCCGCTAGGGCAAGCACcaaggggactggtggtggaatgaggaGGTGAAGGAAAAGGCAGAGGCTAAGAAGAAAGCATATGCAAAGTTGGTTGAGAGTGAGGATGAAAATATAAATGGAAGAATAGGGAGGAGTATAAGAATACGCTAAGAGAGAGGTGAAGTTAGTGGTCAAGAGGGCTAAGAATGCTACTTTCGAGAGTTTATACACATTGTTGGACAGTAAAAATAGGGATAAAAATTGTACAGGCTCTCCAAGGTTAGGGAGAGGAAGGCTCAAGACCTAGATtaagtgaagtgtattaaggatgTGGATAGCAAAGTTCTGGTAGAGGAGGGTTGTATTAGAAAGAGATGACAGTCTTACTTTCATAAGCTCCTAACAAGGGAATAGATACTAGCATTATGTTGGGAGATTTGGAGCATTCCAAGAGGTTTcgtgattatggttattgtaggtaCATTAAGTTTGAGGAGGTTAAGGGGGCTATTTGTAGGATGCATAGAGGTAGAGCGGcggggccagatgagattccGGTGGACTTTTGGAAGTGCATAGGAGGGGAAGGTATAAAGTGGTTAACTcggttgtttaacataattttcaagatggagaggatgccTGATACCAAATGGTCCTAATAAGCCTCAAAATATTCCACAACTCGCACAAAATAGCCCACAAGAACAAGACACTAAAAGAGGTAAGAGAACACAAAACACAACAAGAGACGATTTCAATAGATAAAGtggatagatagattgacaaaAGAGTGTATAGACTATAAGAACACTAAGATATGTCATACCTAAGGACCCTTACAAACTACACAAACTATCACCAATCTTATATGAAGACACAAGAGGAACATTACCTCCCCTAACGCTAACGTTTCAAGCCAAcaattgcaacacaagtgatatccacacttgtgaCCTAATTTCGATTTTACCTCAATTGAAGAGAGGACTTGGTGTTTCAAAgttcaagacttacaacaataattaACTAAGCAATGAAAACCCTAATACTAAATTATATATAGTCTATTACATAACAAAGTGAATTAtccaaaagacccttaatgaCTAAGGGGCACCTCGCTAGTGTAGAGTGGGGCGAATTTAGTGTGAATTTTGGTCATCCTCACACTTTAGCATTGAAATTCCTTGGATGTAATCTTTTCACACTTGCACACACATCGATCTTCATAGTCGtgtcgtatcatcctctccatcttgaaaggaatttggcTTCAAATTCACGGCTTCATCACCTTCAAGTTTTCTTCTTTGAACCAAGTCTTCATATTCTGTACCGAAGCTTGGATGCTTAGTCAAGGTCTCCTTGAGATCATCAAGCATGTGTTGGTAAGTAATCCTCTTGGTATCCTCCTTAGAAGAACATGATCATGAACCTGCACACAAGAAAAGACGgcactaggcaaaatgctagtacCTTTGTTAGTGAGAAATAAGGAAGCCTTGCAGGTAAGTCCCACAAGTAGGGACTTATTTCCTCCTTGAACCATTGTTTACACCTTGTCTTTACTATTTACACTCTCGGTTTTCCCTCTCCTTCCATTCTTTCTCTTCTCCTCCAACTCCCTCACTTGTTAATAAACTTTAATCACTTGTAACAGTGAGAAAGGATGGAGTGTATATCTTTGTCCATGGATATCAAAAGTGTACCTATTAGTTATTCCATCATTCATGGTATCTCTATCATATCTCCATGGCCTCCCCAATAATAAATGACACGCTTGCATAGGAATAACATCACAAAATACCTTATCAAGGTAGTCGCCAACCTTAAACTATATTATCACTTGTCGGGTTACCTTTAACTCCCCATACTCATTCAAACTTTGAAGCTTGTATGGACTATTATGAGGTATTGTGGGAAGCTTCAAGATGTCAACCAAAGTACTACTAGTAATATTGACACAACTATATCCATCAATGATCATAGAGCACACAATTCTCTCAATAAGGCATTTGGTGTTAAAAAGGTTCTTCCTTTGACTAGGATCAACCAAAGCCTTACTAATCATGAATATTCTCACCACCAAACATGGCACTTCAAGTTCACCATCATATGGCCAAACATTTTCCTTACCTCCTTTCTTTAACCCTTTGGCTTCTCCCATCTCTCCATCTTGAAGTTGTTCATCAATCTTATTCGGTTCAAGCCCCACCTCTTATccaataaattataatttccCCTCCTTTAGGATCATATTCATCCTATTtggacactcactagccttgtggcCCCAACCTTATCATTTAAAATATTGCATACCCTTAGAATGGGAAGAGGAGTACGATTTACCTTTGTTTCTTGGAGGGTACCTTTGGGAGTTCTAGTTCTTGGCTTGGAAAGCCTTGACATTATGTTTTTTGGAATTGAGTGAGTGATTCTTGTCCTTGTTAAACCCAAGGAATATTGTCCCTTGTACTTGTACCCCGGTCTCTCTTTTAGCTCTCTTTCAACCTTTAAAACGGCTTGGAAGATGCCATCAATGGTGTCGAATTTTTGAAGTGTCAATCATAAGGAGATATCCCTATTCATTCCAACCTTGAATCGAAAAATTTCATGTCTTACTTTCTCCTCTCAgtgatcaagtttcaaaatgagttatTGGAACTCATCGTAGTAATCCACGACGCTCttgtttccttgcctcaagttatacaaaTTGGGAGGAGCTCTTGTTGATAATTTTTGCGTAAGTACCTCTGTCTCATGAGTTACCTTAATCGAAACTAAGGAGGGGGCTGCCCTTCTCAAGAAATTACCAAAACacttaacatactcccaccatttagtagcataaccctcaaagtgAGAGATTACATAGCAACTCTTTTTCTCTTCGGTAAGATCATTTACTTGAAAGACCCTCTCACATGAAGATTCCCATGCAATAAACTcttcgggatcactctcacccttgaagattgGAAGCCCCATCTTAATGGTATTTAGCCCTATATTACGGTTTTGGTTTCCTTGTTGGTTCTAATGACCAACTCTTTCCTCTCGGCTATGAACTTCCCTCGAAACTCTTTTCCTACCCATTATCTCCTTTATtctcatgtaaacatcattatatGGTCCATAACCAACATATTGTTCTCCTCTACCATACccctcaacatggatgggtctatttgggttaagtggagcttgtagcgGCCGGATTGGATTTTGATAGTAAGGTatttggtcaagtggagtttaAATGGGAGGGCTCAGGTTTGATGGTGGTATTTGGGTCCCAAGTCTTTCTTGTTGGACTAGGTGAAATGGAGGGTGGATTGGCctatcatgttcttggccttggGAGTAAAGGTTTGTTTGATTTATGGTAAGTAATGGTTGCCTTAGTAGATATAGCATTTAGTGTAAAGGTTAGGGAGTAATGGTTGGTGAGGTGTTTTTAGAGGTAGAAGTTCGGCTTCTTTGGCTTTTGACTCTCTCCAATCTCCCACCCATAGTCGACATCTCACCCTTCACCAATGTCATATCTGAGTTTAAATTTTCAATACCCGCATTAATTCTAGCAATGTCACGGGACATGGCTTTAAGTTGAGCCAGTATAACATTAGTGGCATTGTTGTCCATCGTGGGTTGAGAGTTTGAAACCTTAAGTTCCATTACGATTATACCTAAGGCAAACCTTCAATTTACGGTACAACAAAACATCAAATCAGCCCACAACGTCacacacaacaacaccaacaatattCACGTCCTTGAACACGCTAACAATAATACCACATAAacctacaaaaataacaaacaattAGTTCACAAATTCCTCACCACACTCTCAGACACCTTGTTCGTCTCACACTTGATgtcacaagtgttgcaagtcggcTCGTAGTTTGTGATGAGTTCAAGAGTAAGTTTACTTCTTGGTCGGAGTGGATTATTTGCTTGAAGACTCAAGGAAGTAATGTTTGCACTTGAACCAAGAAATGCTACgattcaaaaacaagaaaagtataaaaataacaCTAACACAAAGAAACGTAttgaaaaactaatttacaacttagtaggtatttacttgttgccaattagtataagaatCAACAAGATTAAAACCAATggaaacaaataaaagaaactagGAATTCCAATTCTTGAGCTTATGATGATGTGACACTTGACTATTGGTCATTGGAATGTtattgaagttgaaaaattttgttCCAAAACTTAGTTGTTCAACTTTTGTTCAAGTGGAAGACGGATCTCGGCTATGGGGAGACAAATAAGACCTTTGGATTccttttcaagatttaaaaagGTCTTGACCTACTTTCACTCTTCtggcaagacaacctttttggtaatcttatttcatttactcttttggataattTTGGAAAGTGGTCTTACTTCTTTTTGGTAGCTCCACCTTTTGGAAGACTTTTGTTTCCTTACTATTTTGGTGTTATCTTGGAAATGTTTCCAAGACAAATAAGAAGTCTACTCTTCTTCTCTTgttttcaagatcaaacaacacctttTGAAAACCCTCCTTTAACACAacttcaagaacaataacaacactaGCCGTTCATAACCTTCAACAACACTTgaaacttagctcaagaacttggtTTTTTGACTCAAAAGtgtttaagagaaaaaaaaactcaCAATAGAAACAACTAAGACAAGCAAAACACGCCCAAATCTAGACACTTATCTTggccaaacacaacaacaacaagaacacctcggccaagaacaccaatACTTagaacacttttttttatttttcaactaaccaAGCCTATGATTGGTATTGTAGGAACAAAACTAACCTTATATTTGATACCAGATGATACCAAACGATCCTAATAATCCTCAAACCAGTCCACAACcagcacaaaacagtccacaagaaGATACTTAAAACGGCAAGAGAACACAAAACATAACAAGAGATGATTTCAATAGATAAAGTGGATATATAGATTAACATAGAAGTGTACAGACTACAAGAACCCTAAGATATGTCAAACCTAAGGACCCTTACAACATACACAAACTATCACCAATCTATTACGAAGGCACAAGAGGAATGTTACCTTCTCTAGCAATAACGTTTCAAGCCAATAATTgtaacacaagtgatatccacacttgtgaCCTAATTTAGGTTTTTCCTCAATTAAAGAGAGGACTTGGTGTTTCAACATTCAAGACTTATAACAATAATCAACTAAGAAATGAAAAccctaatactaaactatatatagtctattACATAACAAAGTGAATTTCCCAAAAGACCCGTAATGACTAATGGATGCCTCTCCAGTGTAGAGTGGGGCGGATTTAGTGTGAATTTTGGTCTTCCTTACACTTTAGCATTGTACTTCCTTGGATGTCCTCTTGTCACACTTGCACACACATCAATCTTCATAGTCGTgcctgtatcatcctctccatcttgaaaggaatttggcCTCAAATTCACGGATTCATCACCTTCAAGGCTTTATAGTCGTGCCCATTACATCAAGATTTGATGCTTATTCCATTTTattttgcattggtgatggatgttttgatgtggCGTATTTAAGGTGAGGTGCCTTATTGTTTGCTCTTTGTGGATAATGTAGACTTGATGGATGAGACACGTAGTGGAGTTAATGCTAAATTGGAAATTtagaggcaaactcttgagtctaaagggtttaggttgagtaggtccaagacagaaTATTTAGAGTGTAAGTTCAACGAGTCTATaagtaagagagatagtttcaagtatctagggttTATGATTTAGGAGAATAGAGAGATTGACGAAGATATCACTCATCGAATTGGGGtaggttggatgaaatagaggctttCCTCTGGAATCTTGTGTGATAAAAATGTACCtcccaaaattaaagaaaagttcTATAGAGTAGTGGTTAGCCCGGCGTTGTTGTATGGGgtggagtgttggcctgttaagaaggTCCATATCCAGAAGATGAAGGTGGTAGGAATGAGAATGCTTAGgtggatgtgtgggtgtactagAAAATATAGGATTAAAAATGAGGTTATTCGATATAAGGTTGGTGTGGATTCGGTGAAATCCATTATGAGGAAAGCGAGGCTGAGATGGTTCGATCATGTTATGAGAAGGAGCACAGATGCCCCAGCGCCGAGGTGCGAGAGGTTGGATAGGGATGGTTTCAAGCgtggtagaggtagaccaaagaaatattggagggaagtAATTAGACATGAAATGGAGAAGCTCCAACTTACCAAGGACATAAACctggataggaagttgtggaggaggcggaatagggtagaaggttagtcggAGTTTAAGATATGGTATCTTTTGGTGTGTTACATGTAGTATcttatttatggtattattgtgttTGCTAATccctattatatatttttattttactattcttACTATTACTGTTCCTTATCTTAGATTGTTCTATTTTGAatcgggggtctatcagaaacaagcTCTCcatctcacatttgaggtagtggtatggattgcacacacttaccctccccagaccttacTTGGTacgaatatactgagtatgtttttgttgttgttgtatagccTTTCTTTCACAAGAggttcttaatattttttttaaaatttatttttctaatttcataAGATGCAAAGTTATGAATAATTGTTTTATAATCGATttcatttagtaattttttttcagTTGATATTATACTTAATGCACACAGTCTTTCTTGAGACATTATTGATCTTAAGTAAGATTTTCTAGTAAACATAATCAAATTGAATAGAAggattcatatttaaaaatagtTCTTATTTTGTCACATCTCTTCACAAATTTTGAGCATATTTTTCAGTCAAATCAAAATTTAGTTCTTTTTActtttatagtattattttttacaaaaCCTATGTAATTATCTATACAAAATGAGACCCCCAAAAGTCGGAGGCCTAAGTCCTATGCTTTAGAGGCTTTACCCCAAAGCCACACTACTAAAAATTAGGTCTATGGCGACAGTTCAATTGCCGTCTACATAGAAGCCAAAACCGTTACTGTAGATCTATGGGAACGGTTAGCCCAGTCGCTACAACTGATTGCGTTACAGTAGTTCTAATGTGACAGTTATTTGCGACGGTTGTATAAACCATAGCCGTACATACATTTATCGCGACAGTTCTTGTTACAAAAAAATGCGATGATTTCTAGTCTGTGGGGACGGTTAAAACCTGAATCTATAAATCTTTATACAAAGGTTATAAAACACTATTGCGACATTCATTTATTTATGTTAGTGACATATATTTGCAATGGTTTAGGGTATGTAGAGATGGTTATCGAATCGTCTGTATGTATATTTAATACGACGGTTATATATTGCTATTACAACGCTTGATTCTTTACCTTGATGATAAACTCTATCTATTACGACACTTATTTAATTCTAACTCAGCGGTGTAGATTGTTACATCATAGATATGGCGACACTTCTTCAATGGTGATGCGACAATTATCTATAGGCTATTGTGACACTCATTTATAGGCTAATGCAATGGTTATCATA encodes the following:
- the LOC124896768 gene encoding craniofacial development protein 2-like; the protein is MSIKLVIRGSFWNIISVYALHVRLDDEEKKRFLKDLNEMVRGVPSNEKLFIRGDFNGHIGSHSRGYDDVHGGHGFGVRNIEGVALLDFAQAFGLVVVNLNFPKKEVHLVTFYSSVSKTQIDFLLLKKGDRDIFKDCKVLPRRQLEMCWAQEAARASTKGTGGGMRRYIKFEEVKGAICRMHRGRAAGPDEIPVDFWKCIGGEGIKWLTRLFNIIFKMERMPDTKWS